In Candidatus Sodalis pierantonius str. SOPE, one DNA window encodes the following:
- the glmM gene encoding phosphoglucosamine mutase, which produces MSNHQYFGTDGIRGKVGDSPITPDFVLKLGWAAGKVLARHGSRKIIIGKDTRISGYMLESALEAGLAAAGLSAAFTGPMPTPAIAYLTRTFRAEAGIVISASHNPFYDNGIKFFSIDGTKLPDEVEEAIEAELAKPLTCVESAELGKASRIVDAAGRYIEFCKGTFPGDLSLKGLKIVVDCANGATYHIAPSVLRELGATVVTLGCQPDGMNINQECGATDVRLLQSRVLAEKADLGIAYDGDGDRVIMVDHLGQKVDGDQILYVIAREKLRQGQLSGGVVGTLMSNMGLELALKQLGVPFVRARVGDRYVLEKMQEKGWRIGAENSGHVILLDKTTTGDGIIAGLQVLSAMVGNHMNLHDLCSGMRLLPQILVNVRFAGLHDPLESAAVKQASAEVEQQLAGRGRVLLRKSGTEPLIRVMVEGDDTEQVSRLAHQIADAVKAAG; this is translated from the coding sequence ATGAGCAATCATCAATATTTTGGCACCGACGGCATCCGCGGCAAGGTCGGTGATTCCCCCATTACGCCGGATTTTGTCCTCAAGCTGGGGTGGGCCGCCGGTAAGGTGCTGGCGCGCCACGGCTCGCGTAAAATTATCATCGGCAAAGATACCCGAATCTCCGGCTATATGCTGGAGTCGGCGCTGGAAGCGGGGCTGGCCGCGGCCGGCCTGTCCGCCGCTTTTACCGGCCCTATGCCGACGCCGGCTATCGCCTATTTGACCCGCACCTTTCGCGCCGAGGCGGGTATTGTCATCTCCGCCTCCCATAATCCGTTCTACGATAACGGCATTAAGTTTTTTTCCATCGACGGCACGAAACTGCCCGACGAGGTGGAAGAAGCTATCGAGGCGGAGCTGGCCAAGCCGTTAACCTGCGTCGAATCGGCGGAACTGGGCAAAGCCAGCCGGATTGTCGATGCGGCCGGGCGCTACATCGAGTTTTGCAAAGGGACTTTCCCGGGCGATCTGAGTCTTAAGGGATTGAAGATAGTTGTAGATTGCGCCAACGGCGCGACCTATCACATCGCCCCCAGCGTGCTGCGCGAACTCGGCGCGACGGTGGTGACCCTCGGCTGCCAGCCGGACGGTATGAACATTAACCAGGAATGCGGCGCCACCGATGTGCGTCTGTTGCAAAGCCGGGTGCTGGCGGAAAAAGCCGATCTGGGCATCGCCTATGACGGCGACGGCGATCGGGTGATCATGGTGGATCATCTGGGGCAGAAAGTGGATGGTGATCAAATCTTGTATGTCATCGCGCGGGAAAAATTGCGTCAGGGCCAGTTATCCGGCGGCGTGGTCGGCACGCTGATGAGCAATATGGGCCTGGAGCTGGCGCTTAAGCAGTTGGGGGTGCCGTTCGTGCGCGCCCGCGTTGGCGACCGCTATGTGCTGGAAAAAATGCAGGAAAAGGGCTGGCGTATCGGCGCGGAGAACTCCGGCCATGTCATCTTGCTGGACAAAACTACCACCGGCGACGGCATTATCGCCGGGCTGCAAGTGTTGTCGGCGATGGTCGGTAATCATATGAATTTACATGACCTTTGCAGCGGCATGCGCCTGTTGCCGCAGATTCTGGTCAATGTACGCTTTGCCGGACTTCACGATCCGCTGGAATCGGCGGCGGTAAAACAGGCCAGCGCCGAGGTGGAGCAGCAGCTGGCCGGGCGCGGGCGGGTGCTGCTGCGCAAGTCGGGTACCGAACCCCTGATCCGCGTTATGGTAGAAGGGGATGACACCGAGCAGGTCAGCCGGCTGGCGCACCAGATCGCGGATGCCGTAAAAGCCGCGGGCTAA
- a CDS encoding YdgH/BhsA/McbA-like domain containing protein, which produces MKARTALPLMAVLSALFFGAFAADSISLQQAQDLQPMGSVSGIDGAPSDIHQALNQAADAKGARAYHVTEAYEHGNWHATAQLYK; this is translated from the coding sequence ATGAAAGCAAGAACGGCGTTACCATTAATGGCGGTGCTTTCCGCATTGTTTTTCGGCGCGTTCGCCGCGGATTCGATCTCGCTGCAGCAGGCTCAAGATTTGCAGCCCATGGGCAGCGTTAGCGGTATCGACGGTGCGCCAAGCGACATCCATCAGGCGCTGAATCAGGCGGCCGACGCGAAGGGCGCACGCGCCTACCACGTAACCGAAGCCTATGAACACGGCAACTGGCACGCCACCGCCCAGCTTTACAAATAA
- the rplU gene encoding 50S ribosomal protein L21, with product MYAVFQSGGKQHRVSEGQTVRLEKLDIATGETVEFDQVMMIANGDDIQIGGPFVNGGKITAEVVAYGRGDKVMIVKFRRRKHFRKHRGHRQWFTDVKITGIGA from the coding sequence ATGTACGCGGTTTTCCAAAGTGGTGGTAAACAACACCGGGTGAGCGAAGGTCAGACCGTTCGCCTTGAAAAGCTGGACATCGCAACGGGTGAAACTGTTGAATTTGACCAGGTTATGATGATCGCCAACGGCGACGACATCCAGATCGGCGGTCCTTTCGTGAACGGCGGCAAGATCACGGCGGAAGTTGTGGCTTACGGTCGCGGCGATAAAGTGATGATTGTGAAATTTCGTCGCCGTAAGCACTTCCGTAAGCATCGGGGCCACCGTCAGTGGTTCACTGACGTTAAAATCACCGGTATTGGCGCTTAA
- the rpmA gene encoding 50S ribosomal protein L27 yields MAHKKAGGSTRNGRDSESKRLGVKRFGGETVNAGSIIVRQRGTKFHPGTNVGCGKDHTLFALTTGKIQFEVKGPKNRKFVSIVSE; encoded by the coding sequence ATGGCACACAAAAAGGCTGGCGGCTCCACACGTAACGGTCGCGACTCAGAAAGTAAACGCCTAGGCGTTAAACGCTTCGGCGGCGAAACGGTAAATGCCGGCAGCATCATCGTCCGTCAGCGTGGAACGAAGTTCCACCCGGGGACCAACGTAGGCTGCGGTAAAGATCATACGCTGTTCGCTTTAACGACGGGTAAAATCCAGTTTGAAGTGAAGGGCCCGAAGAACCGTAAATTTGTTAGCATCGTTTCTGAATAA
- a CDS encoding DNA-binding protein, which translates to MKKEWIATHELIGVGGLPKTRQGLNRRAREEGWQKRRREGARGKAVEYAWHSLPDMVKKTLSLRTNPAEYQLSPQETSATWNEIHRQLSDAERDFIVSFIVREGVLNLLKRLDYPDEPVNDLRPE; encoded by the coding sequence ATAAAAAAAGAATGGATTGCAACGCACGAATTGATTGGGGTAGGTGGACTACCCAAAACACGACAGGGACTGAATCGGCGAGCCAGGGAGGAGGGCTGGCAAAAAAGGCGGCGCGAGGGTGCGCGCGGCAAAGCGGTAGAGTATGCCTGGCACAGTTTGCCGGACATGGTAAAAAAGACGCTTTCTTTAAGGACCAACCCGGCGGAGTACCAACTCTCTCCACAGGAGACGTCGGCAACTTGGAACGAAATTCATCGGCAACTTTCCGATGCGGAGCGCGATTTTATCGTCTCTTTTATCGTACGTGAGGGTGTGTTGAACCTGTTAAAGCGTCTGGACTATCCGGATGAGCCGGTTAACGATCTCAGGCCGGAATGA
- the ftsH gene encoding ATP-dependent zinc metalloprotease FtsH: protein MAKNLILWLVIAVVLMSVFQSFGPSESNGRKVDYSTFMSELNQDQVREARINGREITVTKKDSNRYTTYIPVNDPKLLDILLTKNVKVVGEPPEEPSLLASIFISWFPMLLLIGVWIFFMRQMQGGGGKGAMSFGKSKARMLTEDQIKTTFADVAGCDEAKEEVSELVDYLREPSRFQKLGGKIPKGVLMVGPPGTGKTLLAKAIAGEAKVPFFTISGSDFVEMFVGVGASRVRDMFEQAKKAAPCIIFIDEIDAVGRQRGAGLGGGHDEREQTLNQMLVEMDGFEGNEGIIVIAATNRPDVLDPALLRPGRFDRQVVVGLPDVRGREQILKVHMRRVPLAPDMDAAVIARGTPGFSGADLANLVNEAALFAARGSKRVVSMVEFEKAKDKIMMGAERRSMVMTEAQKESTAYHEAGHAIIGRLVPEHDPVHKVTIIPRGRALGVTFFLPEGDAISASRQKLESQISTLYGGRLAEEIIYGPAKVSTGASNDIKVATSIARNMVTQWGFSEKLGPLLYAEEEGEVFLGRSVAKAKHMSDETARIIDQEVKSLIERNYVRARTLLMENMDILHAMKDALMKYETIDAPQIDDLMGRKAVRPPAGWDDTVSDNSADDGTPRAPTPVDGPRTPNPGNTMSEQFGNR, encoded by the coding sequence ATGGCGAAGAACCTGATTCTCTGGCTAGTTATCGCAGTCGTGCTGATGTCGGTATTCCAGAGCTTCGGGCCCAGCGAGTCCAATGGGCGTAAAGTGGATTACTCCACCTTTATGTCCGAATTGAATCAGGATCAGGTTAGGGAAGCGCGTATTAACGGTCGTGAAATCACCGTTACTAAAAAAGACAGTAACCGCTACACCACCTATATCCCGGTCAACGATCCCAAGCTGCTCGATATCCTGTTGACCAAAAACGTCAAAGTCGTGGGCGAACCGCCGGAAGAACCCAGCCTGCTGGCGTCTATCTTTATCTCCTGGTTCCCGATGCTATTGCTGATTGGGGTCTGGATTTTCTTTATGCGTCAAATGCAGGGCGGCGGCGGTAAAGGCGCCATGTCGTTCGGCAAGAGCAAGGCGCGGATGCTGACGGAAGACCAGATTAAAACGACGTTCGCCGATGTTGCCGGTTGCGATGAAGCGAAGGAAGAGGTCAGCGAGCTGGTGGATTATCTGCGCGAGCCAAGCCGTTTTCAAAAGCTCGGCGGCAAAATCCCGAAAGGCGTGCTGATGGTGGGGCCGCCAGGGACCGGTAAAACGCTGCTGGCCAAAGCCATTGCGGGAGAAGCCAAGGTCCCGTTCTTCACCATTTCCGGTTCCGACTTCGTGGAAATGTTCGTCGGCGTGGGCGCCTCCCGCGTGCGCGATATGTTCGAGCAGGCGAAAAAAGCGGCGCCTTGCATCATCTTTATCGATGAAATCGACGCCGTCGGGCGTCAGCGTGGTGCCGGTCTCGGTGGCGGTCATGACGAGCGCGAACAGACCCTGAACCAGATGCTGGTGGAAATGGACGGCTTTGAGGGTAATGAAGGTATCATCGTCATCGCCGCGACCAACCGCCCCGACGTGCTGGACCCGGCGCTGCTGCGCCCGGGCCGTTTCGACCGCCAGGTGGTGGTGGGCCTGCCCGATGTGCGCGGCCGCGAACAGATTCTGAAAGTCCACATGCGCCGCGTCCCGCTGGCGCCCGACATGGATGCGGCGGTTATTGCGCGCGGCACGCCCGGCTTCTCGGGCGCCGATTTGGCCAACCTGGTAAACGAAGCGGCGCTGTTTGCCGCCCGCGGCAGCAAGCGCGTGGTGTCGATGGTGGAATTTGAGAAGGCCAAGGACAAAATCATGATGGGCGCCGAGCGCCGTTCCATGGTGATGACCGAAGCGCAGAAAGAGTCCACCGCTTACCATGAAGCCGGTCATGCGATCATCGGCCGCCTGGTGCCGGAGCACGATCCGGTGCATAAAGTGACGATTATCCCGCGCGGCCGCGCCCTGGGGGTGACCTTCTTCCTGCCGGAAGGGGATGCTATCAGCGCCAGCCGCCAGAAGCTGGAAAGCCAAATCTCCACCCTTTACGGCGGCCGGCTGGCCGAGGAGATCATTTACGGTCCGGCGAAAGTGTCTACCGGGGCCTCCAACGATATTAAAGTGGCGACCTCGATTGCCCGTAACATGGTGACCCAGTGGGGCTTCTCCGAAAAGCTGGGTCCGCTGCTGTATGCGGAGGAAGAGGGTGAAGTTTTCCTCGGCCGCTCGGTGGCCAAGGCGAAGCATATGTCTGATGAAACGGCGCGCATCATCGATCAGGAAGTGAAGTCGCTGATTGAGCGAAATTATGTCCGCGCCCGCACGCTGCTGATGGAAAATATGGATATCCTGCATGCTATGAAGGATGCGCTGATGAAATATGAAACCATCGATGCGCCGCAGATAGACGATCTGATGGGCCGCAAGGCGGTCCGCCCGCCCGCAGGCTGGGACGATACCGTCTCCGACAATAGCGCCGACGACGGCACGCCGCGCGCGCCGACGCCGGTGGATGGACCGCGCACGCCGAATCCCGGCAATACCATGTCGGAGCAGTTCGGCAACCGTTAA
- the argR gene encoding transcriptional regulator ArgR has product MRNQSKQEELVKAFKALLKEEKFSSQGEIVLALQEAGFENINQSKVSRMLTKFGAVRTRNAKMEMVYCLQAELGVPTASSPLKNLVLDVDHNDALVVIHTSPGAAQLIARMLDSLGKSEGILGTIAGDDTVFTTPAPGFSVKRLYEFILVHFNQEL; this is encoded by the coding sequence ATGCGAAATCAATCGAAACAGGAAGAACTGGTCAAGGCGTTCAAGGCGCTGCTAAAAGAGGAAAAATTCAGCTCTCAGGGCGAGATTGTGCTTGCGCTGCAGGAAGCGGGCTTTGAGAACATTAATCAATCCAAGGTCTCGCGTATGCTGACTAAATTCGGCGCCGTACGCACCCGTAACGCCAAGATGGAAATGGTATATTGCCTGCAGGCGGAGCTGGGCGTTCCCACCGCCAGCAGCCCGCTGAAAAATCTGGTGCTGGATGTGGATCATAATGACGCACTGGTTGTCATCCATACGAGCCCCGGCGCGGCACAGCTCATTGCCCGAATGCTGGATTCGCTGGGGAAATCAGAAGGGATCCTCGGCACCATTGCTGGCGATGATACGGTCTTTACCACGCCCGCGCCTGGCTTCTCGGTCAAACGACTGTATGAATTTATTCTGGTCCACTTTAACCAAGAGCTCTGA
- the ispB gene encoding octaprenyl diphosphate synthase, whose translation MNLEQITELTAQDMAEVNTAIREQLNSEVALINQLGHYIISGGGKRIRPMIAVLAARALHYQGKQHVTVSALIEFIHTATLLHDDVVDESDMRRGKATANAAFGNAASVLVGDFIYTRAFQMMTALESLRVLKLMSEAVNIIAEGEVLQLMNCNDPDITIDSYMRVIYSKTARLFEAASQSSAILAGADARQEAALRDYGRYLGTAFQLIDDLLDYGADGKTLGKNTGDDLNEGKPTLPLLHAMRNGTPEQAALIRQAIEQGNGRHLLETVLDTMRQCDSLGYTRRCAEEEADKAIACLDCLSPSPYRDALEGLAHVAVQRDA comes from the coding sequence ATGAATCTTGAACAAATTACTGAACTGACCGCGCAGGATATGGCGGAGGTCAACACGGCAATTCGCGAGCAGCTAAACTCAGAGGTCGCCCTGATAAATCAGCTCGGCCACTACATCATCAGCGGCGGCGGCAAACGTATCCGACCCATGATTGCGGTGCTGGCGGCGCGTGCGCTGCACTATCAGGGCAAGCAGCATGTCACCGTCTCCGCGCTGATCGAATTTATCCATACTGCCACGTTGTTGCACGACGACGTGGTGGATGAATCGGACATGCGCCGCGGCAAAGCGACGGCCAATGCGGCGTTTGGCAACGCCGCCAGCGTCTTGGTCGGCGATTTCATCTATACCCGCGCTTTTCAAATGATGACCGCGCTGGAATCCCTGCGGGTGCTGAAGCTGATGTCTGAGGCGGTTAACATTATCGCTGAAGGGGAAGTGCTGCAATTAATGAACTGCAACGATCCGGATATCACAATCGACAGTTATATGCGGGTTATCTATAGCAAAACCGCGCGGCTGTTCGAGGCGGCGTCGCAGTCCTCCGCCATATTGGCCGGCGCCGATGCCCGCCAGGAGGCGGCGCTGCGCGATTACGGCCGTTATCTGGGCACCGCCTTTCAACTCATTGACGACCTGCTGGATTACGGCGCGGACGGGAAAACGCTGGGTAAGAATACGGGCGATGACTTAAACGAAGGTAAGCCGACGCTCCCGTTGCTGCACGCCATGCGTAACGGCACGCCAGAACAGGCGGCGCTGATCCGCCAGGCGATCGAGCAGGGCAATGGACGCCACCTGCTGGAGACGGTGCTGGACACCATGCGCCAGTGCGATTCCCTGGGATACACACGCCGGTGCGCGGAAGAGGAAGCGGACAAAGCTATCGCCTGTTTGGACTGCCTGTCGCCCTCCCCTTACCGCGATGCGCTAGAGGGCCTGGCCCACGTGGCGGTGCAGCGCGACGCTTGA
- the rlmE gene encoding 23S rRNA (uridine(2552)-2'-O)-methyltransferase RlmE, with protein sequence MATKKRSASSSRWLQEHFSDKYVQQAQKKGLRSRAWFKLDEIQQSDKLFRPGMTVVDLGAAPGGWSQYVATQIGGKGRIIACDILPMDPMVGVDFLQGDFRDPLVLQALLERVGEQKVLVVLSDMAPNMSGTPAVDIPKSMYLVELALDMCRDVLTPGGSFLVKVFQGEGFDEYLREIRSLFTKVKIRKPDASRARSREVYIVATGRKI encoded by the coding sequence ATGGCGACCAAAAAGCGTTCTGCAAGCTCCAGCCGCTGGCTGCAGGAACACTTTAGCGATAAATATGTTCAGCAGGCACAAAAAAAGGGACTCCGTTCCCGTGCCTGGTTTAAGCTTGATGAAATACAGCAGAGCGACAAGCTATTTCGCCCGGGGATGACCGTGGTGGATCTGGGCGCGGCGCCCGGCGGCTGGTCGCAATACGTCGCCACGCAAATCGGCGGCAAAGGGCGTATCATCGCCTGTGATATCCTGCCGATGGATCCGATGGTGGGCGTTGACTTTCTGCAGGGGGATTTTCGTGACCCCCTGGTGCTGCAGGCTTTGCTTGAGCGCGTAGGCGAGCAGAAGGTGCTGGTGGTGCTGTCCGACATGGCGCCCAATATGAGCGGTACCCCGGCGGTCGATATCCCCAAATCCATGTATCTCGTGGAGCTAGCGCTCGATATGTGCCGGGATGTGCTGACACCGGGTGGGAGTTTTCTGGTTAAAGTCTTTCAGGGAGAAGGTTTCGATGAGTACCTGCGGGAAATACGCTCCCTGTTTACGAAGGTAAAAATCCGTAAGCCAGACGCTTCCCGGGCCCGCTCCCGCGAAGTGTACATTGTGGCGACAGGGCGCAAAATATAG
- the folP gene encoding dihydropteroate synthase, which translates to MQLKARERTLSLSIPRVMGILNVTPDSFSDGGKYQHLAAAIDHAAAMLDAGAAIIDIGGESTRPGAETVSAEEEAARVVPVVAALAQRFDTFISVDTSKALVIRESAAAGAHLINDVRSLSEPGALDVAAASQLPVCLMHMQGDPSTMQQAPHYENVLAEVEAYFVQQIECCEAAGIAKDRLLLDPGFGFGKTLEHNYQLLARLGDFHHLGLPLLVGMSRKSMIGQLLDLPPEKHVTGSVACAVIAALQGAQIIRVHDVRQTVEAMRVVQATLSAKETYFQ; encoded by the coding sequence ATGCAACTAAAAGCTCGAGAGCGTACCCTTAGCCTTTCCATTCCGCGCGTCATGGGGATCCTCAACGTAACCCCGGACTCATTCTCCGACGGCGGCAAATACCAGCATCTGGCCGCCGCAATCGATCACGCCGCGGCGATGCTGGACGCCGGCGCGGCCATTATCGATATCGGTGGCGAATCCACCCGCCCGGGGGCGGAGACGGTCAGCGCAGAAGAGGAAGCGGCACGGGTGGTGCCGGTGGTGGCGGCGCTGGCGCAGCGCTTCGACACCTTCATTTCGGTGGATACCTCCAAGGCGCTGGTTATTCGCGAAAGCGCGGCGGCCGGCGCCCATTTGATCAACGATGTCCGCTCGCTGAGCGAACCGGGCGCCCTGGACGTCGCCGCCGCCAGCCAGCTGCCCGTCTGTCTGATGCATATGCAGGGCGATCCGAGCACCATGCAGCAGGCGCCGCACTATGAGAATGTGCTGGCGGAGGTAGAAGCGTATTTTGTGCAGCAAATTGAGTGCTGCGAAGCGGCCGGCATCGCCAAAGACCGTCTGCTGCTCGATCCGGGCTTCGGTTTCGGCAAGACGTTGGAGCATAACTATCAACTGCTGGCCCGGCTGGGGGATTTTCATCATCTCGGCCTGCCGCTGCTGGTGGGGATGTCGCGCAAATCGATGATAGGTCAATTGTTGGACCTTCCGCCAGAGAAGCACGTTACGGGCAGCGTTGCCTGCGCGGTCATCGCCGCGCTGCAGGGGGCGCAGATTATCCGGGTTCATGACGTCAGGCAAACCGTGGAAGCAATGCGCGTGGTGCAAGCCACGCTTTCAGCGAAGGAAACCTATTTCCAATGA
- a CDS encoding helix-turn-helix domain-containing protein yields the protein MSERNTDWHPADIIAALRKRGTSLAAVSRAAGLSSSTLANALTRPWPKGEWLIADVLEVHPSVIWPSRYIDPETNQLLDRKSLIRQR from the coding sequence GTGAGCGAAAGGAATACAGATTGGCACCCTGCGGATATCATCGCGGCACTTCGTAAACGCGGAACCTCCCTGGCCGCGGTATCGCGCGCGGCGGGATTGAGTTCATCCACGCTGGCGAACGCCCTCACCCGGCCTTGGCCCAAAGGTGAATGGCTCATCGCCGATGTGCTGGAGGTCCATCCTTCGGTGATATGGCCCAGCCGCTATATCGACCCGGAAACCAATCAATTGCTCGATAGGAAAAGCCTGATACGCCAGCGCTGA
- the greA gene encoding transcription elongation factor GreA, translated as MNQIPMTLRGAEKLREELENLKSVRRPEIIRSIAEAREHGDLKENAEYHAAREQQGFCESRIQEIEAKLSNAQVIDVTKLAPSGRVIFGATVSVKNLDSEEKQTYRIVGDDEADFKQNLISINSPIARGLVGKEEGDIVVIKTPGGEVEYEILKVEYL; from the coding sequence ATGAACCAGATTCCGATGACCCTGCGCGGCGCTGAAAAACTGCGGGAAGAGCTCGAAAATCTCAAAAGCGTCCGTCGCCCCGAAATTATCCGGTCTATTGCCGAGGCCCGCGAGCACGGCGATTTAAAAGAAAACGCCGAGTATCATGCCGCGCGGGAACAACAGGGCTTTTGCGAAAGCCGCATCCAGGAAATTGAAGCCAAACTGTCCAATGCGCAGGTGATCGATGTGACCAAGCTGGCCCCGAGCGGCCGGGTCATTTTCGGCGCCACGGTCAGCGTGAAGAACCTGGATAGCGAAGAGAAGCAAACCTACCGCATCGTCGGCGACGATGAGGCCGATTTCAAGCAAAACCTGATTTCCATTAATTCTCCCATCGCCCGCGGGCTGGTGGGCAAGGAAGAAGGGGATATCGTCGTCATCAAAACCCCTGGCGGCGAGGTGGAGTACGAGATCCTTAAGGTGGAGTATCTGTAA
- the cgtA gene encoding Obg family GTPase CgtA — protein sequence MKFVDEAAILAAAGDGGDGCVSFRREKYIPRGGPDGGDGGDGGDVWLLADENLNTLIDYRFEKNFRAERGQNGQSRDCTGKRGKDIVIKVPVGTRVLDLGTNEVMGDMTRHEQRLMVAKGGFHGLGNTRFESSVNRAPRQKTDGTKGEIREIQLELMLLADVGMLGLPNAGKSTFIRAVSAAKPKVADYPFTTLVPSLGVVRMDNEQSFVVADIPGLIEGAADGAGLGIRFLKHLERCRVLLHLIDLAPVDESDPVENARIIVTELECYSEMLAAKPRWLVFNKADLLDAEEAAARAKAIAEALGWETQYYLISAANRDGVKALCWNVMAFINAHPKEQATPEAGPEKVEFMWDDYHRDQLMQAEAEEDLDDDWDEDDEDGVETIYQR from the coding sequence ATGAAGTTTGTTGATGAAGCCGCCATTTTGGCGGCGGCGGGCGACGGCGGCGACGGCTGCGTCAGCTTTCGCCGGGAAAAATACATCCCCCGCGGCGGGCCGGACGGCGGCGACGGCGGCGACGGCGGCGATGTGTGGCTGCTGGCGGATGAAAATCTGAACACCCTCATCGATTACCGATTTGAGAAAAACTTTCGCGCCGAGCGCGGACAAAACGGCCAGAGCCGGGATTGTACCGGCAAGCGCGGCAAAGACATCGTTATCAAAGTGCCGGTGGGTACTCGGGTGCTGGATTTGGGCACCAACGAAGTCATGGGCGATATGACCCGCCACGAGCAGCGGCTGATGGTGGCCAAAGGCGGTTTTCACGGCTTGGGCAACACGCGTTTTGAATCGTCGGTCAATCGGGCGCCGCGGCAGAAAACCGACGGTACCAAAGGCGAGATCCGCGAGATCCAGCTGGAACTGATGCTGTTGGCGGACGTCGGTATGCTCGGTCTGCCCAATGCCGGTAAGTCTACGTTTATCCGCGCGGTATCGGCGGCCAAGCCGAAGGTGGCGGATTATCCGTTTACCACGCTGGTGCCAAGCCTCGGCGTGGTACGCATGGATAACGAGCAGAGCTTCGTGGTGGCGGATATTCCCGGACTGATCGAAGGCGCGGCCGACGGCGCTGGTTTGGGTATTCGTTTCCTTAAGCATCTGGAGCGCTGCCGGGTGTTGTTGCATCTTATCGATCTGGCGCCGGTGGACGAGTCCGATCCGGTCGAAAACGCTCGCATTATCGTCACCGAGCTGGAATGCTACAGTGAAATGCTGGCCGCCAAACCGCGCTGGCTGGTATTCAACAAAGCGGATCTGCTTGACGCTGAGGAAGCGGCCGCGCGCGCCAAGGCTATTGCCGAGGCGTTGGGTTGGGAAACGCAATACTATCTGATTTCCGCCGCCAATCGCGACGGCGTGAAGGCGCTGTGCTGGAATGTGATGGCGTTTATCAACGCGCATCCTAAAGAGCAGGCTACGCCCGAGGCGGGGCCGGAAAAAGTGGAATTCATGTGGGATGATTATCACCGCGATCAGCTCATGCAGGCGGAAGCCGAAGAGGATCTGGATGATGATTGGGATGAGGACGATGAAGACGGCGTGGAAACGATCTATCAGCGCTGA
- a CDS encoding DNA-binding protein, whose amino-acid sequence MKQAWFSTQELLSVAGLPGTRQGLCDLARREKWNRRRRKGAQGRGMEYAFDSLPAVVQKALMRREMRDGDDVEWSLEAPAEGVSVALATWITIYRQLTVEERERVIAFVMREGIGAFIVRLGLQEE is encoded by the coding sequence ATGAAACAAGCCTGGTTCAGCACGCAGGAACTGCTGTCCGTTGCCGGACTACCCGGTACCCGTCAGGGGCTGTGTGATCTTGCCAGGCGTGAAAAATGGAACCGGCGGCGCAGAAAAGGGGCGCAGGGGCGGGGGATGGAGTATGCGTTCGATAGCCTGCCGGCGGTGGTGCAAAAAGCGCTAATGCGCCGGGAAATGCGGGACGGGGACGACGTCGAATGGTCTCTTGAAGCGCCAGCGGAAGGGGTATCCGTGGCCCTGGCCACCTGGATAACCATCTACCGGCAACTGACCGTGGAAGAGAGGGAGCGGGTGATTGCTTTTGTTATGCGCGAAGGCATCGGCGCGTTTATCGTACGGCTGGGGCTGCAAGAAGAGTAA
- the secG gene encoding preprotein translocase subunit SecG — MYQALLVIFLLVAVGLVALIMLQQGKGADMGASFGAGASGTLFGSSGSGNFMTRMTAVLATLFFVLSLVLGNLSSNHGQKGSQWDNLNQAQQADKAPAEAPAKPGNDIPQ, encoded by the coding sequence ATGTACCAAGCTCTGTTAGTCATATTCCTGTTGGTAGCGGTCGGCCTGGTTGCGCTGATCATGCTGCAACAAGGTAAAGGTGCTGATATGGGAGCCTCGTTCGGTGCAGGCGCCTCTGGCACCCTGTTCGGTTCAAGCGGTTCCGGTAACTTCATGACCCGTATGACGGCCGTGCTGGCGACTCTGTTCTTCGTTCTCAGCCTGGTGCTGGGCAACCTGAGCAGCAATCATGGTCAAAAAGGCAGCCAGTGGGATAATTTGAACCAGGCTCAGCAGGCGGATAAGGCACCAGCCGAAGCGCCGGCGAAACCGGGTAACGATATTCCGCAGTAA